Part of the Sphingopyxis sp. 113P3 genome, TGATCCACGCCTCACCGGACAAGCCCGCACTCAACCATAGCGCCCAGGTGACGGATGATGGGCAATATCTCATCGTGACGTCCTCGGAGGGAACCGACGAACGCTATGGTGTGACGCTTTATCAGCTCGGCAAGAAGGGCGCGAAGCCCCGTGTGCTCGTCGGGGATTTTGCGAATAACTGGGAATATGTCGGCAACGAGGGGCCGCTCTTCATCTTCCTCACCAACAAGGATGCGCCGCGCCAGCGGATCGTCGCAATGGATATCCGCAGGCCGAAGGCGCTGACGCCGTTGGTCGCGGAGAGTGAGGCGACGCTCGTCGGGGCCTCGCAGGTCGGAAACCGCATCATTCTCTCCTATCTCGGCGATGCGAAGTCGGAAGCCCGGATGGTGACACTGGCCGGCCAGCCCGTCGCCAATATCAATCTCGCCGACATCGGAGCCGCCGCGGGCTTCGGCGGCAAGCCGGGAGATCCCGAGACCTTTTACTCCTTTTCGAGCTACGCGCGGCCAACGACCATCTACCGGCTTGATACGTTGACCGGAGCGAGCAGCATCTTCGCCGAACCCAAGCTGACCTTCGACCCCAGGCAATTCTCGGTCGAGCAGCGTTTCTATCATTCGAAGGACGGCACCGAGGTGCCAATGTTCCTGGTCATGAAGAAGGGAATCGACCGCAGCAAAGGTTCACCGACGCTGCTTTACGGCTACGGCGGCTTCAACGTCTCGATGATCCCCGCCTTCTCGCCGACCAAGCTCGCCTGGGTCGACAAGGGTGGCGTGCTTGCCATCGCGAACCTCCGCGGCGGCGGCGAATATGGCAAGGCGTGGCACGATGCCGGCCGCCTCGACAAGAAGCAGAACGTCTTCGACGATTTCATCGCCGCGGGGGAATATCTGATCCGCGAAGGGATCACAGGCAAAGGGCAGCTGGCGATCGAGGGCGGGTCGAACGGGGGGCTCCTAGTCGGCGCGGTCACCAACCAGCGCCCCGATCTTTTCGCCGTCGCGCTGCCTGCGGTCGGCGTGATGGACATGCTGCGCTTCGACCGCTTCACCGCCGGGCGTTATTGGGTCGACGATTATGGTTATCCCTCAAAAGAGGCGGATTTCCACAACCTCTTGTCCTATTCACCCTATCACAACATCAAGGACGGCGTCGAATATCCCGCGGTCCTGGTGACAACCGCCGACACCGACGATCGCGTGGTGCCAGGGCACAGCTTCAAATATGCCGCAGCGCTCCAGCACGCCAAGGTAGGCGACAAGCCGCACCTCATCCGAATCGAGACACGCGCCGGCCACGGGTCGGGCAAGCCGACCGACAAGATCATCGCCGAGGCGGCAGATAAATACGCCTTCGCCGCGAAATGGACCGGACTGAACGTCGAATAGGGCAGGCGCTCGCGCGCGCCGCGGCGATCTTTGCGCTCGCCGCCTTCCTGCTGTGGGCGATGTTTCCGGACGGTGACGCGGCGCGGATCGAGCGGCGCGCCCAATGCTACGACCCCGCGCGCCTGCCACCCGTCATCGAACGGGGGGACGGGTGGCAGGCGATGAGGCTCAGCATTCTGCTCTACAACGTCGAAGGTTTACCCTTCCCCGCGCGGCTCGGACGCGAACGGCAATTGAACCGTATCGCCTTCTGGCTCGAACGCCGCCGCGCCGCAGGGCAGGCGCCCGACATAGTGTTTTTGCACAAGGCATTTACCCCCGCCGCCTCCGCGATCGCGGCCGCGGGCGGCTACGGCTGGGTATTGCCTGGCCCCTCGCGCGATCTGAAGCGCAGTTCCGCGGCGGCAGCGCCGCGCCCTGCAGACTATGATGCTGGAGCACGGTGGTTCAAGGGCGAAGGCATCGGCAAGTGGCTCGACAGCGGGCTCTATATCGCGACCGACCTGCCGCTCTTTGTCCGCCACACCGCGCCCTTCAGCTCGGGCGCCTGCGCAGGATACGACTGCCTCGCCAACAAGGGCGGCATGGTGGCGACGCTGATCATACCCGGCGTCCCCGAACCGCTCCGGCTGTTCAACACCCATCGCAATTCGCGCGAGCCCTCGGGCGTTGCGATCGCCCGCGCCGAGACTGCGCATCGCATTCAGACGATGGAGAATGACCGGCTGCTTGCTGAAACGATGGCAGGTCCGGTCATCGCGGCGGGCGATTTCAACATGCAGCGCGCGGGCGATCGCACCGGCCACTTTGCAAGCGATCCCGGCTTCCGGCTGATCGCCCCGCTCTCAGGGGACGGAACGGACGCCCGGTCCGCTGCGATGAGCGACGAGAGCGCATGGACGGCGCTCCAGGATCTGATCGGTGTTGGAAGCGGCGCAAGGGTCGAAGTCGTGCCGCTTGCGGTGACGAGCCTTTTTGATGGTAGCCGGGGCCCCCGCCTCTCGGACCACAATGCAACCTATGCGGTGGTCGAGCTGCGCTGGCGCGGCGACACCCCTTCGCTCGCCCGCTTCGCCCCGCCGCCCTGCGAAGGACCCCGGGGGGGTTTGACGCCGGCCCATCCTGCTCCCATCTAGGCAGCCTCCTCCCCGGCCGAAAGAAGCACCCATGTCCTATGCCCTCGCCTTCACCGCCACCGAGCCACTCGAACGCTGGGCCGAAGCCGCGGACGCCGCCGAGGCGCTCGTCGGGGGCGAGGCAGACGCAATCGCCAATATGGCCAATGTGGCGGCGCTGATCTGGGAGGCGATACCCGACCTCAACTGGGCGGGCTTCTACCGCTTCGACGGGAGCGAACTCGTCCTCGGCCCCTTCCAGGGCAAGGCGGCATGCATCCGCATCGCACTCGACAAGGGCGTGTGCGGCGCTGCAGCGCGGCTGCGCGCGAGCCAGCGCGTCGACGATGTTCTCGCCTTTCCCGGGCATATTGCCTGCGATGCTGAAAGCCGCAGCGAACTCGTCGTCCCCATCGTCGCACAGGATCGTCTGATCGGCGTACTCGACCTCGACAGCCCCCTGCCCTCGCGTTTCACGCACGATGATCAGGCGGGCGCCGAGGCCTTGGTCGCGCGCATTGCTCCCGCTCTCGCTGGCCAAAGCTGACCCAGAATGAGACGCCGTTGAGGGTTAACGGATTCGCTGGCCTCCCGGCTTTTTGCTAAACAAATTGTTAACCAGCCGCTCCGCTTCGAAGCGCGAGCCGTTGAAACAGGGAGTTAGCCATGCGCACAGTCTTGCTCTTGGGAATTGCCGCGGGATCGTTGCTGCTGCCGGCACCTGCATCGAGTGCCGAGACCTCGATGCCCTTTTCGCACGGCAGGGTACATCTGAATGAAGGCGCCGCGTTCGGGAATGATCCGCGCCCCAAGCTCGATTACGGTGCGCCCACCGCGTCCGACACGCGTGTTTATACCGGCTATCCTGACCGCATCCCGAGCGAAGTCGAATATCGCCGCGGCCCTGACTATCCCGCTCCGCCGCCCGACGCGGTCTACAGCGGAACCTATGAGGCCGAGGGGCGCTGGACCGGGACGTGGGACGGGACTTACGAAACCCCCGACGGACGTCGCTACGAAGGACGCTATGAGGGCAGTGTCGAGGGCCGCCCCGGCGCTGGGTATCCGCCGCCGCCCTATGAGGACAGATATCATGGCGGGTACGACCCACACCACGACGCCGATATGGCGCGCCGCTGCGGACATGGTAACGCGGTCGGCGGTGCAATCGCAGGCGGTCTGATCGGCGGCGTCGCGGGGAACCGCATCGCAGGGCGGGGGAACCGTACGGCCGGAACCGTGATCGGCGGCGGCGTGGGCGCGATCGCTGGCGCCGCGATCGGCAGCGAGGCAGACCGCAAACAGTGCGAGAGCTGGTGGGCCAGCCGCAGCCAGTACCACGGCCGCTACTATCCCGGCGGCAATTATCCGGGCGGCACCAGCGTCTATCACCACGGCTATGGATATGGCTACGGCTATGGCTGGTACACCCCTGGCGTTGTCGTGACGACGATCGTCACCAATGGTGCGCCGGTGGTTACCGAGCGGGTCGAAACCTCAACCCGAACCTATTATGAGACGGTGCCGGTGCGCAAACGCCACGTCGCCAAGAAGAAGTGGAAACCGAAGCCCAAGCCGCGCTGCGTCTGCTGAAGGGGCCGGCCTCCACAAAGGATCCCCCCCCGGTGGAAGGGCGGGCTTTCCTTTCTTGGGAGAGGCAGGTCGGCGGCGGGTGCAGCCTTGGGGTGGTTCCGGTGCGTTTCGGCGCCGATCCCGGGGCGCACGGCACCTCCCGAAATCTATTTGCCCGCGCCGCATTCCACGCTGCCGCTCCCGACGTTGCGCACGGTACAAACGGGCCGGCCCAGCACCACGGTCCGGCCGACCCCGCGTGCTGTGATCGCCGCGGTCCGGCTCGCGCGAAGCCGGTGATCGCCCGCGCCCTCGCTGTCGCTGATTAGCTCGCCGACCGCGAGTTCGCCCGCATCGACCGCCCCGCCGCCCGAAAATGTCATATTGGCCTGGCGCGCCGAACCAGCGAGCGTCATCGTGCCATTGCCGATCATCGCCACGGACAGCCGGTCAGCATCGAGGCGTTTGACGACAAGTTGGCCGGGCCCTCGCAGGCCGACCATCACGCGTGCGCCCTTCAGCGTGTCGATCGTCAGCGATCCCGCGCCTGCCACCATCGCCGAGCGCAGATTGGCAGCGTTGATACGGATCACCACCGGCGCCGGGCTTCTGCTCTTGCGCTCGCCCCCCGCAAAGCGGCGCTCGCCGATCACCAGTTTTCCGTCGCGTGCCTCGACGCTCAGGCGGTCGAGCGCGTCCTCAGGTCCGGTCGCCACCGCGCTCACCGGCGCGCGCGTGACAATCTCAACCGTCACGTCGGCGTTGAGCTCGATCGCCTCGAAACTGGTGAGACCATAGCGCTTCTCGGCCGCCATCGCGCAGACCGGGATCAGCAAGGCGGCGGCCGCGAGCGCGGCGCATCGGAAAGGCGGCATCATGATCCCGCCTTAGCCGTCCGCACGGATCGACGCCATAGGGTCAGCCGCAGGTGACGGTGCCCGATCCGGACTTGCGGGTCGAGCATCTTGCGCCCCCACCGATCTTCACGTCGCCCGACCCGAGCAAGCGCACCTCGGCGCGGCCGGTCGCCTGCGCCTCGACATCGCCCGACCCGGTTACCGAGACATTGAGCGTATCGGCAAGCAATCCGTCGGCGTCGACGTCGCCCGAGCCGGTGACGTTGATCTCGCCCGAGCCGACCTTTCCGCCCGCAACTTCAAGATCACCCGAACCCGACACGTCGAGTTTGACGCGCGTTCCGCTGAGCTTTGCGATCTTGAGTTCGCCCGATCCGGTGACCGCGGCTTCGACGGCATCGCCTTCGACGCTGTCGGCCTCGACCGCGCCCGAGCCGGTCAGCTTGACCACGCTGAGCCGCGGCATGGTGATCATGATGTCGACATCGTCATGATCGCGAAAACTCCAGCTGCTTTTCTTGCGGCGGATCGCCAGCATCGAACCTTCGACCTCGATCTCGAGTTGGTCGAGCTCGGCCTGCGGCCCTTTGGCGCTGATCGCGAAGCTGTCGCCACGGCGGATCGTCACGTCATAGGGGCCCGCTGCCACGACGCCGGTGAAGCCGCTGAGCGCGAACGATTTTGTGGATGCCGAACCTGCGCTTGCCGCACGCGATTCGCTCTTCTGGCCGCTATCGGCCCTCTCGGCTCCGCTGCACCCCGCCGCGGTCGCCAGCATCATCGCAAGCAGCGTCATCCTCGTCCCGTTTCGCATCACCAGTCTCCTTGTGTGTTATCTCCGTAACACACGGGGGTGGTCGCTGTCCACAAAGATCCTCACCAGCGCAGAAGCGGCGGCAGCACCAGCCGCCCGGCGACCGCTGCCAGTAGGACCGCGCCGCCGTGCCAGAGCGCGATGTGTACGATATCGTCGAGGGGGCAATGGAGCGCGACAATTGTTGCACCCGATGCACCCGATCCGAGCCCGATCACCCAGCCGGCACGCGCCGGCGACGTCGGCGCTCCCGCGCGCAGCCAGCCAAAAAGCGCCGCGCCGACGCCCAGGCCGGAGGCGAGCGCCATCGGGAAGCAGGGATAAACGCCCGCCCGTGCCGCTTCGATAGCGCTGCGCTCGCCGCTAAACCCGACAAACAGCGCCGAAAGCGGCAGTGCGAGCGCGGCGAGCGCCGTCCAGCGCCAGCCGCCATAGTCGCGCCCGACGCCGGGCAGACCCATGCGAAGCGCGCTCCAGATCGTGGCGATCGCGACCATGGCGACCAGCCAGAAGGTGAGCATGGAGAGCACCGGCATCGCGGCGAGATCTTGGCGCATCCCAAAGATCCAGAGCAGCAACGCACCCGCAGCAAGCCAGCCCGCGCCCACCCACAATGATGCGCGCGTGATGCGCCGCGGCCTCACGGGTTCAAGGTCGTCGGCCAAACCGTCGATCAGCTCATCGATCGATGCGTCGTTCATGTCATTCGCTTTCCACGAGCCCCGCGAGCCTCTTGAGCCCGCGATGGATATTCACCTTGACCAGCGATTCGCTCTGGCCGCTGATCCGCGACGCTTCCGCGATAGAGGCGCCCTCGATCTTCACCAGCGTAATCGCCTGCGCCTGCCCGGCAGGCAGACGTGCAAGGAGCCGGTCAAGGCTGAGCCGTGCGTGCACGGCCTCGTCCTCAGCCCCGATCGCGGCGTCGCCTTCGCCGAGTTCGATCTCGTCCCGCTGGCGGCGGAGCATGTCGATCCAGCGATAGCGCGCAATCGCTGCGAGCCACGGCAGAAACGCGCGGCCGCTGTCCCAGGTCGCGCGCTTGCGGTGCAGCGACACCAAAGTTTCCTGTACAAGATCGTCAATCTGGTAGGGCGCGCAGCGGCGTGCGAAGTAGCGCCCGAGCCAGGTGCGGCAATCGCCGAGCAGCGCGCGATAGGCTGCGCGGTCGCCGCGCTGCGATGCGGCCATAAGCCGCGCGAGCGAGGGTTCGTCAATGCTCATCGGCTGGGCATTATGACAGATCGAACGGTTGGGCGCATCGCTTCTGCTTCGCCGAGATGCCGCGCAAAGTTACAGCGCCTTCTTGTCGCCACCTTCGCGGTGTAGAAGCAGCCTTTCCCCGAATCCCTGTGAGAGAAGACGATGAGCGTAGCGTTCCGCCGCGAAAGCGACGACGAACATAAGGAACCCGAGTATGAGCTGCCGATCCCGGTCGGCGCAAACCTCGTCACGCCGCGCGGCGCGCGCCTTCTCGCCGAAGAGGTTGCTCGCATCGAGGCTGAGGTTGCGGCGGCAGGTGACGAGGAGGCGCGCAAGAAGCTGCTGCGCCACCTACGCTATTTTAGCACCCGCAAGGCGACCGCCGAAGTGCAGATCGCGCCCGCAGACGGCGTCGTGGGCATCGGGAGCCGCGTGACCTATCGGCTAGGCGGGACGAAGCGCTGCATCACGATCGTCGGACATGACGAGGCCGACCCGGCTGCGCTCCGCATTGCCTTTAGCGCACCGCTCGGCCGCGCGCTGATGGGGGCCGAGGCCGGAGAGACCGTCGCGTTCCAGGGGCGCGATGACGCCATCACCATCCTCTCCGCCACCGCGGACGCCGAGGTGATGGCATGAAAGACCGCTTCGAGCGCCACAAGCAGCCCTGGACCGCCGCCGAGATCGACAAGCTGCACACGCTTGCCAAGAAGGGCATGGCGCTAAAGGCGATCGCCAAGGCGCTGACCCATAGCGAGGAATCGGTGAAGATTCGCGCCAAGGCCGACGGGCTGTCGATCGCAAGACTGCACTGACGCCCGCCATGACCATCGCCACTTATGACGCCATCGTGCTGGGTGCCGGCGCGGCCGGGCTGATGTGCGCCGCGACCGCAGGTCAGCGCGGGCGGCGCGTGCTGCTGCTCGATCATGCCGATCAGGTGGGGAAGAAAATTCTGATCTCAGGCGGCGGGCGGTGCAATTTCACCAACCTCCACGCGCGCGCGGAGACCTATCTCTCGGCGAACCCGCATTTCGCCAAATCGGCGCTCGCGCGCTACACGCCTGCCGACTTCATTGCGCTCGTCGATGCCTATGGCATTGCCTATCATGAAAAGACCTTGGGTCAGCTGTTCTGCGACGGCTCGGCAAAGCAGATCGTCGCCATGTTGCTTGGTGAGTGCGCAAAGGGCGGGGTCGATATTCGCTGCGGGGAAACTGTCGAAGAAGTCAGCCATGGGGACGCGATGTTTCGCGGCACATTCGGCAATCTTCATTTCGCCGCTCCCAACCTTGTCATTGCAACCGGCGGCCCGTCGATCCCCAAGATGGGCGCGACTGGTTTCGCCTACGACCTTGCGCGCCGGTTCGGTCTCAAGATCGTCGAACCGCGTCCCGCGCTCGTGCCGCTGACGCTCGGCGGCGACGATGTGCTCTTTCGCTCTCTGTCGGGGGTGGCGACGCCGGTCGAGGCGCGTTCGGGCAAAGCAGCGTTTCGCGAGGCGGCGCTGTTCACGCACCGGGGGCTCTCCGGCCCCGCGATCCTGCAAATCAGCAGCTATTGGCGGCACGGCGAACCGGTGACGATCGATTTCACCCCCGACGCCCCACTTGGCTGGCTGGTCGCGGCGAAACGCGAGCGCCCCCGCGCGACGCTCGCAGCGGCGCTGGCAAGCACCCTTCCCGACCGCCTCGCGCAGACGCTCGCCGAGCGGCTTGCATTGCCAGGCGAACTCGGGGCGCACACCGACCGCAGGCTCGCCGACACCGAGGCCAGGCTCCGCGGCTGGACCTTCCGGCCGAATGGCACCGAAGGCTTCACCAAGGCCGAGGTGACCGCAGGCGGCATCGCGACCGCGGGCCTCTCGTCGCAAACAATGATGGCCAAAAGCCCTCCAGGTCTCTATGCGGTCGGGGAAGCCGTGGACGTCACCGGGTGGCTGGGCGGCTATAATTTTCAATGGGCCTGGGCCAGCGGATACGCGGCGGGCCTCGCCCTTTAGGAAAAGACCGACACCATTTTCGCGTCATGCTGGACTTGTTTCAGCATCCATGGCCTGACGCTGCGACCTTTGGCCATGGACCCTGAAACAAGTTCAGGGTGGCGATCAATCGACGGTAATGCAGCGCCGTATGGAACTATCGAATCATGTCTTTCAATCATCTTTCACCCGTCCTCGCGGACGCGCTTGTCGCGCGTGGCTATGAGGCGCTCACGCCCGTGCAGTCCCAGGTTACCGAAGACGCGGCGCACGGCCGGGACCTGCTTGTTTCCGCCCAGACCGGGTCGGGCAAGACCGTCGCCTTCGGCCTAGCAATGGCGGGCGAGCTTCTGGACGGCGGCCGCCTTCCCTTCGCCGCCGCCCCCCTCGCGCTGATCGTTGCACCCACGCGCGAGCTGGCCCTGCAGGTCAGCCGTGAGCTCAGCTGGCTCTATGCGAAGGCCGGTGCGCGTATCGCAACCTGCGTCGGCGGCATGGACGCGAGCCGCGAGCGCCGCAATCTCAATCAGGGCGTGCATATCGTGATCGGCACACCGGGGCGCCTGCGCGATCATCTCGAGCGCGGAGCGCTCGACCTTGAAAGCCTGCGGGTCGCGGTGCTCGACGAGGCGGACGAAATGCTCGACATGGGATTTCGCGAGGATCTTGAAGAAATTCTCGATGCCACACCCCAATCGCGTCGCACGTTGCTCTTTTCCGCGACGATCCCGAAACCGATCGCGCAGCTCGCCAAGCGTTACCAGCGCGACGCGCTACGCATTTCGACCGTGGGCGAAGACCGCGGGCATGGGGACATCGCCTATCAGGTGGTCACGGTCGCGCCCGCCGATATCGAAGGCGCGGTGATCAATCTTCTGCGTCTTCATGAGCCCGACACGGCAATGCTCTTTTGTGCGACGCGCGACAATGTCCGGCGCCTTCACGCACGGCTGGTCAATCGCGGATTCGCCGCCGTCGCCCTGTCGGGAGAGCACAGCCAGAACGAGCGCAACCATGCGCTGCAGGCGCTGCGTGACCGCCGCGCCCGCGTTTGCGTCGCAACCGACGTCGCTGCGCGCGGAATCGACTTGCCGAGCCTCAGCCTCGTCATTCATGTCGAAATCCCACGCGATGCCGAAACGCTCCAGCACCGCTCGGGGCGCACCGGACGCGCGGGCAAGAAGGGCACCGCGGTGCTGATTGTCCCCTATCCGCGCCGTCGACGCGTCGACGCCATGCTGCGCGGTGCGCGAATTGAGGCCGAGTGGGGGAATGCGCCGACCGCGGCCGATGTTCGCCAAAAGGACCAGGAGCGACTCATCGAAAAGTTGCTCGCGCCAGTCGAGCACGAGCCCGATGACCTCGAACTTGCGCAGCGGCTGCTCGCCGAACGCTCGCCCGAGGATATTGCGGCGTCGCTCGTCCGCGCGCATCGCGCGACCATGCCGCCGCCCGAGGACCTCATCGACAACGGCCCTCCACCGCGCCGCGAGCGAGGCGGGCCCCTCGATCAGGCGGGCGATCATCCCCATCGCGGCGAGCGCTCTCCCCGACGCGAAGGGTTCGACGACAGCGTCTGGTTCCGACTCAACATCGGGCGGCGCCAGAATGCCGATCCGCGCTGGATTCTGCCGCTGCTTTGTCGCCGGGGCCATGTGACGAAGCATGAGATCGGCGCGATCCGCATCGGCCCCAGCGAGACCTTGTTCAACATTCCGCTCGCCATCGCCGACCGTTTCGCCGAGGCCGTCCAGCGCAGCGCCAACGCCGATGGCGAGGACGAGAGCGGAGTCGCGATCACGCCGGCGCCCGGCGGTGCTGCCTACCCCCCGCGGCGCGACAAGACGCCGCGCAGTGGCGGCAAGTCCTTTGCGGGCGGCGGAAAGCCCGGGGGTTTCAAGGCAAAACCCTATGGAAAGGGAAAAGGACGCCGACCGCGCTGACGCGCCCCTCCTCGCAGCAGGAGGGCGCGCATCGCACCGCCCCTTGCGCCGCATCTCTCTTCGTCCCAAAATCGGGCAGGAGCAGGAGAGGATGGAATGCAGGCGATTCAGGCCTTTATCGAGACGCAGGGCGGACCCGAGGTCATCGAGTGGCGCAAGGTGGCGCTGGGCGCGCCGGGCCGCGGGCAGGCGCTGGTACGGCAGAGCGCGATCGGGCTCAATTATATCGACATCTATCACCAGGGGAATCGCTTCAGGTTAACGCGGGGTCTTGAGTGAGGAGTTTCTGGAGGTAGTCGGGATTGAGGTTGGCGAGTTTACGGCGGACCTTGAGGCTGTGCTTATCGTCCTGAGCGCGCACCAGGTTCATGGCCATGTGTTTGACGACGGCCATATTTTGGGGGCCGGAACCGGTTCTGAGGCGGGCGAGGTCGTCATGGAAGACGACATCGAGGACCCAGTGAAGCCGGTTTTCGATGCCCCAATGGGCGCGTACGGCAGCGGCGAAGCTTTTGGCATCGAGCTTGGCAGAGGAGAGATAATAACGTCGCTCCTGCTCGAGGCGCCCCTGTCGTTCGACTTGGGTTTCGACCATCGCGATCATGGCGAGATGCGGGAATCGTGGTTCGTCGGGATAGCGCCGGTCGGAGAACAGCCAATCCACCTCGTGGCATACGACATGACGCCTGCTCTCGAGGCGGCCATGGTCCTTTTCGACCGTTTCGAAGGGCTTGGAGACTTGATCGGCGGGCGGATCAGCGAAGAAGCGGACTACATCCTTATAGGTAGCCGGCCGGTTGGCTTTGAGCGCCAGCAAATAATCGCCCCCCTTCGCCACGATCTTCTCGGCGATCTCGCTCTGGGTGCCCATGGCGTCGATCGTCACCAGCGCGCCCTTGAGTTCCAGTCGCTCGAGCAGGCGCGGAATGGCGACGATCTCGTTCGATTTATGCTCGATCGCCTCCTGTCCCAGAACCAGACGCTGGCGCGTCGCCCAGGCTGATACCATGTGCAGCGGATCACGGCCGCGGCCGCGGTCATGCGACCGGCGCGAGGTCTTGCCGTCGATCGCGATGATGTCCGGATCCTGCTCGCGCAGCGTCTCTACCCAGCTTGCAAAGCAGGATTTGAACAGCTCCTCGTCGATCGCATTGATCACGTCGTTCAATGTATCGTGCGCCGGTATCCCGCGCTCAAAGGGCAGAAAGCGGCGCAGGAAGTCCAGACGTTGCTGCCCCCACAGCCTGATCTCGACAAAATCTTCCATTCCGCTCAGCGTCGCGGACAGAACCAGAAACAGGATCTCTCGAAGTGGATAGATCACCCGCCATTGCTGGCGCGGATCCTTCAGCGCCGAAAAATGATCCAGTAGCGATACAGTGCCGGCCATCAAATGCCCCCTCCTAGGTGGAGCACCCCTGAATCAGCTCAGCACTTCAAACGCCACCCCCAATCGTTAACCTGAAGCGATTGCCCTGCATCTATCACCGCGACGGCACTTATCCTGTTGAACTGCCCGGGGGGCTCGGCCTCGAGGCGGCGGGCGAGGTGATCGCGGTCGGTGAAGGCGTCCACGCCCTCCAGCCCGGCGACCGCGTCGCAACCTTCGGACCGCAGCGCGACGCCTATGCCAGCGCGCGGATTGTTCCTGCCGCGTCGCTCTTCAAGCTGCCGGCGAGCATCGACGAGGAGACCGCTGCCGCGTCGGTACTCAAAGCCTGCACCGTCGAGGCGCTTGTCGAGCGCTGCGCGCGGGTCG contains:
- a CDS encoding prolyl oligopeptidase family serine peptidase; this encodes MSRPAFRAPLALALLMSAPASAQAAERATATAPALSLTYPDTVRGDTVETQFGVDVADPYRWLEDDVRVNPKVAEWVAAENAVTDAYLDTLPGRDIFAKRMSELYNYERFGLPEKAGNRYFYTRNDGLQPQSVLYVREGLTGEARVLIDPNGWAKDGATALAEWTPSKDGAYLLYSVQDGGTDWRIVRVMDVATGNDLPDEVQWVKYSALDWAKDGSGFYYSRFPAPDARDAFQSLNENHAIYFHRLGTPQSEDVLIHASPDKPALNHSAQVTDDGQYLIVTSSEGTDERYGVTLYQLGKKGAKPRVLVGDFANNWEYVGNEGPLFIFLTNKDAPRQRIVAMDIRRPKALTPLVAESEATLVGASQVGNRIILSYLGDAKSEARMVTLAGQPVANINLADIGAAAGFGGKPGDPETFYSFSSYARPTTIYRLDTLTGASSIFAEPKLTFDPRQFSVEQRFYHSKDGTEVPMFLVMKKGIDRSKGSPTLLYGYGGFNVSMIPAFSPTKLAWVDKGGVLAIANLRGGGEYGKAWHDAGRLDKKQNVFDDFIAAGEYLIREGITGKGQLAIEGGSNGGLLVGAVTNQRPDLFAVALPAVGVMDMLRFDRFTAGRYWVDDYGYPSKEADFHNLLSYSPYHNIKDGVEYPAVLVTTADTDDRVVPGHSFKYAAALQHAKVGDKPHLIRIETRAGHGSGKPTDKIIAEAADKYAFAAKWTGLNVE
- a CDS encoding GAF domain-containing protein translates to MSYALAFTATEPLERWAEAADAAEALVGGEADAIANMANVAALIWEAIPDLNWAGFYRFDGSELVLGPFQGKAACIRIALDKGVCGAAARLRASQRVDDVLAFPGHIACDAESRSELVVPIVAQDRLIGVLDLDSPLPSRFTHDDQAGAEALVARIAPALAGQS
- a CDS encoding glycine zipper 2TM domain-containing protein, with the protein product MRTVLLLGIAAGSLLLPAPASSAETSMPFSHGRVHLNEGAAFGNDPRPKLDYGAPTASDTRVYTGYPDRIPSEVEYRRGPDYPAPPPDAVYSGTYEAEGRWTGTWDGTYETPDGRRYEGRYEGSVEGRPGAGYPPPPYEDRYHGGYDPHHDADMARRCGHGNAVGGAIAGGLIGGVAGNRIAGRGNRTAGTVIGGGVGAIAGAAIGSEADRKQCESWWASRSQYHGRYYPGGNYPGGTSVYHHGYGYGYGYGWYTPGVVVTTIVTNGAPVVTERVETSTRTYYETVPVRKRHVAKKKWKPKPKPRCVC
- a CDS encoding head GIN domain-containing protein; the protein is MMPPFRCAALAAAALLIPVCAMAAEKRYGLTSFEAIELNADVTVEIVTRAPVSAVATGPEDALDRLSVEARDGKLVIGERRFAGGERKSRSPAPVVIRINAANLRSAMVAGAGSLTIDTLKGARVMVGLRGPGQLVVKRLDADRLSVAMIGNGTMTLAGSARQANMTFSGGGAVDAGELAVGELISDSEGAGDHRLRASRTAAITARGVGRTVVLGRPVCTVRNVGSGSVECGAGK
- a CDS encoding head GIN domain-containing protein; translated protein: MRNGTRMTLLAMMLATAAGCSGAERADSGQKSESRAASAGSASTKSFALSGFTGVVAAGPYDVTIRRGDSFAISAKGPQAELDQLEIEVEGSMLAIRRKKSSWSFRDHDDVDIMITMPRLSVVKLTGSGAVEADSVEGDAVEAAVTGSGELKIAKLSGTRVKLDVSGSGDLEVAGGKVGSGEINVTGSGDVDADGLLADTLNVSVTGSGDVEAQATGRAEVRLLGSGDVKIGGGARCSTRKSGSGTVTCG
- a CDS encoding NrsF family protein, with the protein product MNDASIDELIDGLADDLEPVRPRRITRASLWVGAGWLAAGALLLWIFGMRQDLAAMPVLSMLTFWLVAMVAIATIWSALRMGLPGVGRDYGGWRWTALAALALPLSALFVGFSGERSAIEAARAGVYPCFPMALASGLGVGAALFGWLRAGAPTSPARAGWVIGLGSGASGATIVALHCPLDDIVHIALWHGGAVLLAAVAGRLVLPPLLRW
- a CDS encoding sigma-70 family RNA polymerase sigma factor, which codes for MSIDEPSLARLMAASQRGDRAAYRALLGDCRTWLGRYFARRCAPYQIDDLVQETLVSLHRKRATWDSGRAFLPWLAAIARYRWIDMLRRQRDEIELGEGDAAIGAEDEAVHARLSLDRLLARLPAGQAQAITLVKIEGASIAEASRISGQSESLVKVNIHRGLKRLAGLVESE
- a CDS encoding GreA/GreB family elongation factor, with protein sequence MSVAFRRESDDEHKEPEYELPIPVGANLVTPRGARLLAEEVARIEAEVAAAGDEEARKKLLRHLRYFSTRKATAEVQIAPADGVVGIGSRVTYRLGGTKRCITIVGHDEADPAALRIAFSAPLGRALMGAEAGETVAFQGRDDAITILSATADAEVMA
- a CDS encoding NAD(P)/FAD-dependent oxidoreductase, translated to MTIATYDAIVLGAGAAGLMCAATAGQRGRRVLLLDHADQVGKKILISGGGRCNFTNLHARAETYLSANPHFAKSALARYTPADFIALVDAYGIAYHEKTLGQLFCDGSAKQIVAMLLGECAKGGVDIRCGETVEEVSHGDAMFRGTFGNLHFAAPNLVIATGGPSIPKMGATGFAYDLARRFGLKIVEPRPALVPLTLGGDDVLFRSLSGVATPVEARSGKAAFREAALFTHRGLSGPAILQISSYWRHGEPVTIDFTPDAPLGWLVAAKRERPRATLAAALASTLPDRLAQTLAERLALPGELGAHTDRRLADTEARLRGWTFRPNGTEGFTKAEVTAGGIATAGLSSQTMMAKSPPGLYAVGEAVDVTGWLGGYNFQWAWASGYAAGLAL